From the Lathyrus oleraceus cultivar Zhongwan6 chromosome 4, CAAS_Psat_ZW6_1.0, whole genome shotgun sequence genome, one window contains:
- the LOC127074059 gene encoding histone H3.2 has translation MARTKQTTRKSTGGKAPRKQLATKAARKSSPATGGVKKPHRFRPGTVALREIRKYQKSTELLIRKLPFQRLVREITQDFKTDLRFQSSVVSALQEAAEAYLVGLFEAAQTSGEKMHQNSRKLKLQPLIFLISNQGSLQM, from the coding sequence ATGGCTCGTACTAAGCAAACAACACGCAAATCCACCGGAGGCAAAGCACCAAGGAAGCAGTTAGCAACAAAAGCTGCTCGGAAATCATCACCGGCAACTGGAGGAGTGAAGAAGCCACACAGATTCAGGCCAGGAACTGTTGCTCTTAGAGAAATCAGGAAGTACCAGAAGAGCACTGAGCTTCTTATAAGGAAGCTTCCATTCCAGCGGCTAGTGAGGGAAATCACTCAGGATTTCAAAACTGATCTCCGATTCCAAAGCAGCGTTGTTTCTGCTCTACAAGAAGCTGCTGAAGCTTACCTTGTTGGTTTGTTCGAAGCAGCACAAACCTCAGGGGAAAAGATGCATCAGAACAGTCGAAAGTTGAAGCTTCAACCATTGATTTTTCTAATATCAAACCAGGGCTCGCTGCAGATGTGA